The DNA sequence GGCCTCGTCGATGTTGAAGTCGGTCTGGCGGACCCAGCGCTCCGGCTTCTCGCCGCGCACGCGGTACACGTCCTCCGCCTCGTCGTAGGCGATGGTGAAGCCCGAGTCGTCCACGGCCTTCGGACGGATGACGATGCGGGTCGCCTCCTGCTTCGGCGTACGGGCGCGGAACTTCGCGATGACCTCGGCGAGGAAGTAGGACAGCTCCTTGAGACCCGTACGGGAGACCGCGGAGACCTCGAAGACCTTGTAGCCGCGGGCCTCGAGGTCCGGGCGGACGATGTCGGCGAGGTCCTGGCCGTCGGGGATGTCGACCTTGTTGAGGACGACGAGGCGCGGACGCTTCTCCAGGCCGCCGCCGTAGAGCTTCAGCTCCTCCTCGATGGCGTCGAGGTCGGCGAGCGGGTCGCGGTCGGACTCCAGGGTGGCGGTGTCCAGGACGTGCACGAGGATCGAGCAGCGCTCGACGTGGCGCAGGAACTCCAGGCCGAGGCCCTTGCCCTGGCTGGCGCCGGGGATGAGGCCCGGGACGTCGGCGATCGTGTAGACCGTCGAGCCGGCGGTGACGACGCCCAGGTTCGGGACGAGGGTGGTGAAGGGGTAGTCGGCGATCTTCGGCTTGGCCGCGGAGAGCACCGAGATCAGCGAGGACTTGCCGGCGCTCGGGAAGCCGACCAGCGCCACGTCGGCGACGGTCTTGAGCTCCAGGACGACGTCGCCGCCGGTGCCGGGTACGCCGAGGAGCGCGAAGCCGGGCGCCTTGCGGCGGGCGGAGGAGAGCGCCGCGTTGCCGAGGCCGCCGCGGCCGCCCTCGGCGGCCACGTAGGTGGTGCCCTGGCCGACGAGGTCGGCGAGGACGTTGCCCTCCTTGTCGAGGACGACGGTGCCGTCCGGCACCGGCAGGATCATGTCCTCGCCGTCCTTGCCGGAACGGTTGTCGCCCGCGCCGGGCTTGCCGTTGGTGGCCTTGCGGTGGGGGCTGTGGTGGTACTCCAGCAGGGTGGTGATCGACTGCTCCACCACCAGGATGACGTCGCCGCCACGGCCGCCGTTGCCGCCATCGGGGCCGCCGAGCGGCTTGAACTTCTCCCGGTGAACGGAGGCGCAGCCGTGGCCCCCGTTACCCGCGGCGACGTGCAGCTCGACGCGGTCCACGAAGGTGGTCATGGTTGTTCCTCCAGATACAGCGGGAATATCCCGGAAAGCCCGGGGGGTAGGCCTTGCTACCCATTAAACGTGTCTATGTGACAACGCGCCGAGGGCGGACCTCTCTTCCCGGCTCGCGCCGGGAAGAGTTGAGATCCGCCCTCGGGATGCTTCGGACTACCGATTCAGCAGGAGCTGAAATCAGGCAGCCGGAACGATGTTGACGACCTTGCGGCCACGGTGCGTGCCGAACTCGACCGAACCGGCCTGCAGCGCGAACAGCGTGTCGTCGCCACCACGACCGACACCCGAACCCGGGTGGAAGTGGGTGCCGCGCTGGCGGACGAGGATCTCACCAGCGGAAACGACCTGACCGCCGAAGCGCTTCACGCCGAGCCGCTGAGCGTTGGAATCGCGCCCGTTCCGGGTGGACGATGCGCCCTTCTTGTGTGCCATGTCTCAGTCCCTCTTACTTCGCAGCCGCGGGGATACCGGTGACCTTGATCGCCGTGTACTGCTGGCGGTGACCCTGGCGACGGCGGTAGCCGGTCTTGTTCTTGTACCGAAGGATGTCGATCTTGGCACCCTTGTGGTGGTCCACGATCTCGGCCTGGACCTTGATGCCGGCCAGGACCCACGGGTCGCTGGTCACGGCTTCGCCGTCGACAACGAGCAGGGTCGAGAGCTCGACCGTGTCGCCAACCTTGGCAGTGGGAATCTTGTCAACTTCAACGATGTCGCCGACAGCAACCTTGTGCTGGCGACCACCGCTGCGCACGATGGCGTACACGCGGATCTCTCTCTCACTCGAGTTCGGGAACCCCTGAAGCCAGCCGGCCCCGCG is a window from the Streptomyces sp. NBC_01244 genome containing:
- the obgE gene encoding GTPase ObgE, with amino-acid sequence MTTFVDRVELHVAAGNGGHGCASVHREKFKPLGGPDGGNGGRGGDVILVVEQSITTLLEYHHSPHRKATNGKPGAGDNRSGKDGEDMILPVPDGTVVLDKEGNVLADLVGQGTTYVAAEGGRGGLGNAALSSARRKAPGFALLGVPGTGGDVVLELKTVADVALVGFPSAGKSSLISVLSAAKPKIADYPFTTLVPNLGVVTAGSTVYTIADVPGLIPGASQGKGLGLEFLRHVERCSILVHVLDTATLESDRDPLADLDAIEEELKLYGGGLEKRPRLVVLNKVDIPDGQDLADIVRPDLEARGYKVFEVSAVSRTGLKELSYFLAEVIAKFRARTPKQEATRIVIRPKAVDDSGFTIAYDEAEDVYRVRGEKPERWVRQTDFNIDEAVGYLADRLNRLGVEAALKKAGARAGDGVAIGSDENAVVFDWEPTMMAGAEMLGRRGEDHRLEAPRPATTRRKEKEAERDSAQKEYDEFRPF
- the rpmA gene encoding 50S ribosomal protein L27 — encoded protein: MAHKKGASSTRNGRDSNAQRLGVKRFGGQVVSAGEILVRQRGTHFHPGSGVGRGGDDTLFALQAGSVEFGTHRGRKVVNIVPAA
- the rplU gene encoding 50S ribosomal protein L21, with protein sequence MYAIVRSGGRQHKVAVGDIVEVDKIPTAKVGDTVELSTLLVVDGEAVTSDPWVLAGIKVQAEIVDHHKGAKIDILRYKNKTGYRRRQGHRQQYTAIKVTGIPAAAK